In a genomic window of Anomalospiza imberbis isolate Cuckoo-Finch-1a 21T00152 chromosome 5, ASM3175350v1, whole genome shotgun sequence:
- the WEE2 gene encoding wee1-like protein kinase 2 isoform X1 — translation MVQGRREAVCGVSGDSLGHPLLLQLPVSALPVVSCANMDDWDNNNEFIQRLDFSSCGEESEERSVNEEDSLSLSPPRSSEFQKWQESSPLPATPQRKLSEIFLSRTKAWMSPTLKSSPSVSRSWSKPETPLHITWKKLQLCDTPHTPKSLLSKTAIPSSATKVPAKGLRHLRLTPRTDSDDSSQASLVNINPFTPESYRQMLFHPNGKRKAGGELNDPHPGSQIKQEQPTKRYTLKASNMVSRYKKEFLELEKIGVGEFGSVYKCIKRLDGCVYAIKRSKRPLAGSSDEQLALREVYAHAVLGHHPHVVRYYSAWAEDDHMIIQNEHCNGGSLQDVLLENAKLGQYFPEGELKEILLQVSMGLKYIHNSGLVHLDIKPSNIFICHKLAVSGPAGQEESDSEDEFSPGVVYKIGDLGHVTSITNPQVEEGDRRFLANEVLQEQYCYLPKADIFALALTVALAAGTAPLPHNGALWHHIRKGNLPPIPQKLPHRFLELLKLMIHPDPVQRPSATALTKHPVLRPSCGKAVQLQEQLNMEKCKTAMLERLGGSMWRRPAWQVLRQFVRHDSDTVNSLVLERSMNRVQLLGRVGQDPIMRQVEGKNPVTIFSLATNEMWRTGDSEVGQGGDVSQKTTWHRISVFRPGLRDVTYQYVRKGSRIFVEGKIDYGEYTDKNNVRRQATTIIADNVIFLSDGSVREKV, via the exons ATGGtccagggcaggagagaggcTGTCTGTGGGGTATCTGGTGACTCCTTGGGGCACCCTCTGCTTTTGCAGCT GCCAGTATCAGCTCTACCTGTTGTTTCATGTGCTAACATGGATGACTGGGACAACAACAACGAATTCATTCAGCGACTggacttttccagctgtggTGAAGAGAGTGAAGAAAGAAGTGTAAATGAGGAGGATTCCCTGAGCTTAAGCCCCCCAAGAAGCTCAGAGTTCCAGAAATGGCAAGAGAGCAGTCCTCTGCCAGCAACCCCTCAGAGAAAGCTTAGTGAGATTTTCCTGAGCAGAACAAAAGCTTGGATGAGTCCCACCCTGAAGTCTTCCCCATCtgtgagcaggagctggagtAAACCTGAGACACCACTGCACATCACCTGGAAAAAGCTGCAGCTTTGTGACACCCCACACACTCCTAAG AGCTTGTTATCGAAGACAGCTATTCCTTCATCTGCAACAAAGGTCCCAGCCAAAGGCCTCCGACATCTGAGACTCACTCCTCGTACTGACTCTGATGACTCTTCCCAAGCTTCTCTTGTCAACATCAATCCCTTTACACCAGAGTCCTATCGACAAATGCTCTTTCATCCTAATGGCAAACGGAAGGCTGGAGGAGAGCT GAATGATCCTCATCCAGGAAGCCAAATTAAACAGGAGCAACCTACAAAG AGATATACTCTAAAAGCCAGCAATATGGTTTCCCGCTACAAGAAGGAGTTCCTGGAGCTAGAAAAAATTGGTGTGGGGGAATTTGGCTCTGTCTACAAGTGCATCAAACGCCTTGATGGATGTGTTTATGCCATCAAACGCTCCAAAAGGCCTCTGGCAGGATCCTCAGATGA GCAGCTGGCACTGCGAGAGGTTTATGCTCACGCTGTCCTGGGCCACCACCCCCACGTCGTGCGCTACTACTCGGCCTGGGCAGAGGACGATCACATGATTATCCAGAATGAACACTGCAATG GTGGGAGTCTCCAAGATGTGCTGCTGGAAAATGCAAAGCTTGGGCAGTATTTCCCAGAAGGAGAGCTGAAGGAAATATTACTGCAAGTCTCCATGGGACTAAAATACATCCACAACTCTGGCCTTGTGCACCTGGATATCAAACCTA GTAATATCTTCATCTGTCACAAGCTGGCAGTTTCAGgccctgctgggcaggaggagagTGACAGTGAAGATGAATTCTCTCCTGGTGTGGTGTATAAGATTG GTGACCTTGGACATGTGACATCAATAACAAACCCTCAGGTGGAGGAAGGAGACAGACGCTTTTTGGCCAATGAGGTTTTGCAAGAG CAATACTGCTACTTGCCCAAGGCAGATATCTTTGCCCTGGCACTCACAGTAGCTCTGGCAGCTGGGACAGCACCGCTGCCTCACAACGGGGCCCTGTGGCACCACATCCGCAAAGGCAACCTCCCGCCCATCCCCCAGAAGCTTCCCCACCGTTTCCTTGAGCTCCTTAAG CTCATGATCCATCCTGACCCAGTGCAAAGACCTTCTGCCACGGCTCTCACCAAACACCCTGTTCTTCGTCCTTCGTGTGGAAAAGctgtgcagctccaggagcagctaaATATGGAGAAATGCAAGACTGCCATGCTGGAAAG GCTCGGCGGCAGCATGTGGCGGCGACCGGCGTGGCAG GTGCTACGCCAGTTTGTAAGACATGACTCTGATACGGTTAACTCATTGGTACTTGAAAGAT CCATGAATCGTGTTCAGCTGCTTGGTCGGGTGGGACAGGACCCTATCATGAGGcaagtggaaggaaaaaatcctGTTACCATATTTTCCCTTGCAACCAATGAGATGTGGCGGACAGGAGATAGTGAAGTGGGCCAGGGAG GTGATGTCAGTCAGAAGACGACATGGCACAGGATCTCTGTCTTCAGACCGGGCCTCAGGGATGTCACCTATCAGTATGTGAGGAAGGG cTCTCGAATCTTCGTTGAAGGGAAGATAGATTATGGTGAATATACAGATAAAAACAATGTGAGGCGACAGGCCACAACAATTATAGCAG ataATGTGATTTTTCTGAGTGATGGCTCGGTGAGAGAAAAGGTGTGA
- the WEE2 gene encoding wee1-like protein kinase 2 isoform X3 translates to MVQGRREAVCGVSGDSLGHPLLLQLPVSALPVVSCANMDDWDNNNEFIQRLDFSSCGEESEERSVNEEDSLSLSPPRSSEFQKWQESSPLPATPQRKLSEIFLSRTKAWMSPTLKSSPSVSRSWSKPETPLHITWKKLQLCDTPHTPKSLLSKTAIPSSATKVPAKGLRHLRLTPRTDSDDSSQASLVNINPFTPESYRQMLFHPNGKRKAGGELNDPHPGSQIKQEQPTKRYTLKASNMVSRYKKEFLELEKIGVGEFGSVYKCIKRLDGCVYAIKRSKRPLAGSSDEQLALREVYAHAVLGHHPHVVRYYSAWAEDDHMIIQNEHCNGGSLQDVLLENAKLGQYFPEGELKEILLQVSMGLKYIHNSGLVHLDIKPSNIFICHKLAVSGPAGQEESDSEDEFSPGVVYKIGDLGHVTSITNPQVEEGDRRFLANEVLQEQYCYLPKADIFALALTVALAAGTAPLPHNGALWHHIRKGNLPPIPQKLPHRFLELLKLMIHPDPVQRPSATALTKHPVLRPSCGKAVQLQEQLNMEKCKTAMLERELKAARLAQTLMKDQALGSAKLQESETSSKQKSKRLVGGKSCRSFSFTLGF, encoded by the exons ATGGtccagggcaggagagaggcTGTCTGTGGGGTATCTGGTGACTCCTTGGGGCACCCTCTGCTTTTGCAGCT GCCAGTATCAGCTCTACCTGTTGTTTCATGTGCTAACATGGATGACTGGGACAACAACAACGAATTCATTCAGCGACTggacttttccagctgtggTGAAGAGAGTGAAGAAAGAAGTGTAAATGAGGAGGATTCCCTGAGCTTAAGCCCCCCAAGAAGCTCAGAGTTCCAGAAATGGCAAGAGAGCAGTCCTCTGCCAGCAACCCCTCAGAGAAAGCTTAGTGAGATTTTCCTGAGCAGAACAAAAGCTTGGATGAGTCCCACCCTGAAGTCTTCCCCATCtgtgagcaggagctggagtAAACCTGAGACACCACTGCACATCACCTGGAAAAAGCTGCAGCTTTGTGACACCCCACACACTCCTAAG AGCTTGTTATCGAAGACAGCTATTCCTTCATCTGCAACAAAGGTCCCAGCCAAAGGCCTCCGACATCTGAGACTCACTCCTCGTACTGACTCTGATGACTCTTCCCAAGCTTCTCTTGTCAACATCAATCCCTTTACACCAGAGTCCTATCGACAAATGCTCTTTCATCCTAATGGCAAACGGAAGGCTGGAGGAGAGCT GAATGATCCTCATCCAGGAAGCCAAATTAAACAGGAGCAACCTACAAAG AGATATACTCTAAAAGCCAGCAATATGGTTTCCCGCTACAAGAAGGAGTTCCTGGAGCTAGAAAAAATTGGTGTGGGGGAATTTGGCTCTGTCTACAAGTGCATCAAACGCCTTGATGGATGTGTTTATGCCATCAAACGCTCCAAAAGGCCTCTGGCAGGATCCTCAGATGA GCAGCTGGCACTGCGAGAGGTTTATGCTCACGCTGTCCTGGGCCACCACCCCCACGTCGTGCGCTACTACTCGGCCTGGGCAGAGGACGATCACATGATTATCCAGAATGAACACTGCAATG GTGGGAGTCTCCAAGATGTGCTGCTGGAAAATGCAAAGCTTGGGCAGTATTTCCCAGAAGGAGAGCTGAAGGAAATATTACTGCAAGTCTCCATGGGACTAAAATACATCCACAACTCTGGCCTTGTGCACCTGGATATCAAACCTA GTAATATCTTCATCTGTCACAAGCTGGCAGTTTCAGgccctgctgggcaggaggagagTGACAGTGAAGATGAATTCTCTCCTGGTGTGGTGTATAAGATTG GTGACCTTGGACATGTGACATCAATAACAAACCCTCAGGTGGAGGAAGGAGACAGACGCTTTTTGGCCAATGAGGTTTTGCAAGAG CAATACTGCTACTTGCCCAAGGCAGATATCTTTGCCCTGGCACTCACAGTAGCTCTGGCAGCTGGGACAGCACCGCTGCCTCACAACGGGGCCCTGTGGCACCACATCCGCAAAGGCAACCTCCCGCCCATCCCCCAGAAGCTTCCCCACCGTTTCCTTGAGCTCCTTAAG CTCATGATCCATCCTGACCCAGTGCAAAGACCTTCTGCCACGGCTCTCACCAAACACCCTGTTCTTCGTCCTTCGTGTGGAAAAGctgtgcagctccaggagcagctaaATATGGAGAAATGCAAGACTGCCATGCTGGAAAG GGAACTTAAAGCAGCTCGCCTTGCCCAGACCCTCATGAAGGACCAAGCCTTAGGAAGTGCCAAGTTACAAgagtctgaaacctcttctaAGCAGAAGAGCAAGCGTCTGgtgggagggaagagctgtCGCTCGTTTAGCTTTACTCTGGGtttctga
- the WEE2 gene encoding wee1-like protein kinase 2 isoform X2: protein MVQGRREAVCGVSGDSLGHPLLLQLPVSALPVVSCANMDDWDNNNEFIQRLDFSSCGEESEERSVNEEDSLSLSPPRSSEFQKWQESSPLPATPQRKLSEIFLSRTKAWMSPTLKSSPSVSRSWSKPETPLHITWKKLQLCDTPHTPKSLLSKTAIPSSATKVPAKGLRHLRLTPRTDSDDSSQASLVNINPFTPESYRQMLFHPNGKRKAGGELNDPHPGSQIKQEQPTKRYTLKASNMVSRYKKEFLELEKIGVGEFGSVYKCIKRLDGCVYAIKRSKRPLAGSSDEQLALREVYAHAVLGHHPHVVRYYSAWAEDDHMIIQNEHCNGGSLQDVLLENAKLGQYFPEGELKEILLQVSMGLKYIHNSGLVHLDIKPSNIFICHKLAVSGPAGQEESDSEDEFSPGVVYKIGDLGHVTSITNPQVEEGDRRFLANEVLQEQYCYLPKADIFALALTVALAAGTAPLPHNGALWHHIRKGNLPPIPQKLPHRFLELLKLMIHPDPVQRPSATALTKHPVLRPSCGKAVQLQEQLNMEKCKTAMLERLGGSMWRRPAWQVLRQFVRHDSDTVNSLVLERSMNRVQLLGRVGQDPIMRQVEGKNPVTIFSLATNEMWRTGDSEVGQGGESARATSHLRTSGVQEGSFEVSRDAGAFVCLLLIPSSKY, encoded by the exons ATGGtccagggcaggagagaggcTGTCTGTGGGGTATCTGGTGACTCCTTGGGGCACCCTCTGCTTTTGCAGCT GCCAGTATCAGCTCTACCTGTTGTTTCATGTGCTAACATGGATGACTGGGACAACAACAACGAATTCATTCAGCGACTggacttttccagctgtggTGAAGAGAGTGAAGAAAGAAGTGTAAATGAGGAGGATTCCCTGAGCTTAAGCCCCCCAAGAAGCTCAGAGTTCCAGAAATGGCAAGAGAGCAGTCCTCTGCCAGCAACCCCTCAGAGAAAGCTTAGTGAGATTTTCCTGAGCAGAACAAAAGCTTGGATGAGTCCCACCCTGAAGTCTTCCCCATCtgtgagcaggagctggagtAAACCTGAGACACCACTGCACATCACCTGGAAAAAGCTGCAGCTTTGTGACACCCCACACACTCCTAAG AGCTTGTTATCGAAGACAGCTATTCCTTCATCTGCAACAAAGGTCCCAGCCAAAGGCCTCCGACATCTGAGACTCACTCCTCGTACTGACTCTGATGACTCTTCCCAAGCTTCTCTTGTCAACATCAATCCCTTTACACCAGAGTCCTATCGACAAATGCTCTTTCATCCTAATGGCAAACGGAAGGCTGGAGGAGAGCT GAATGATCCTCATCCAGGAAGCCAAATTAAACAGGAGCAACCTACAAAG AGATATACTCTAAAAGCCAGCAATATGGTTTCCCGCTACAAGAAGGAGTTCCTGGAGCTAGAAAAAATTGGTGTGGGGGAATTTGGCTCTGTCTACAAGTGCATCAAACGCCTTGATGGATGTGTTTATGCCATCAAACGCTCCAAAAGGCCTCTGGCAGGATCCTCAGATGA GCAGCTGGCACTGCGAGAGGTTTATGCTCACGCTGTCCTGGGCCACCACCCCCACGTCGTGCGCTACTACTCGGCCTGGGCAGAGGACGATCACATGATTATCCAGAATGAACACTGCAATG GTGGGAGTCTCCAAGATGTGCTGCTGGAAAATGCAAAGCTTGGGCAGTATTTCCCAGAAGGAGAGCTGAAGGAAATATTACTGCAAGTCTCCATGGGACTAAAATACATCCACAACTCTGGCCTTGTGCACCTGGATATCAAACCTA GTAATATCTTCATCTGTCACAAGCTGGCAGTTTCAGgccctgctgggcaggaggagagTGACAGTGAAGATGAATTCTCTCCTGGTGTGGTGTATAAGATTG GTGACCTTGGACATGTGACATCAATAACAAACCCTCAGGTGGAGGAAGGAGACAGACGCTTTTTGGCCAATGAGGTTTTGCAAGAG CAATACTGCTACTTGCCCAAGGCAGATATCTTTGCCCTGGCACTCACAGTAGCTCTGGCAGCTGGGACAGCACCGCTGCCTCACAACGGGGCCCTGTGGCACCACATCCGCAAAGGCAACCTCCCGCCCATCCCCCAGAAGCTTCCCCACCGTTTCCTTGAGCTCCTTAAG CTCATGATCCATCCTGACCCAGTGCAAAGACCTTCTGCCACGGCTCTCACCAAACACCCTGTTCTTCGTCCTTCGTGTGGAAAAGctgtgcagctccaggagcagctaaATATGGAGAAATGCAAGACTGCCATGCTGGAAAG GCTCGGCGGCAGCATGTGGCGGCGACCGGCGTGGCAG GTGCTACGCCAGTTTGTAAGACATGACTCTGATACGGTTAACTCATTGGTACTTGAAAGAT CCATGAATCGTGTTCAGCTGCTTGGTCGGGTGGGACAGGACCCTATCATGAGGcaagtggaaggaaaaaatcctGTTACCATATTTTCCCTTGCAACCAATGAGATGTGGCGGACAGGAGATAGTGAAGTGGGCCAGGGAGGTGAGTCTGCACGAGCAACGT cacacttGCGAACCTCTGGGGTGCAGGAAGGTTCCTTTGAGGTCAGCAGAGATGCTGGTGCGTTTGTGTGTCTCTTACTGATCCCCAGCAGCAAATACTGA